A stretch of Arachis hypogaea cultivar Tifrunner chromosome 15, arahy.Tifrunner.gnm2.J5K5, whole genome shotgun sequence DNA encodes these proteins:
- the LOC140179256 gene encoding uncharacterized protein, with protein MTAPIPEIYHQIAYRGIIPKARQLEKITGGNKTLYCDYHRGYGHRTQDYFNLKDALEQAIRDSKLPEFAKIIREPKYTERDRSPEREGRNPRTQKQPPRESPEEDPTIIVNIITGKDVSGKSKSTLKKDLKVMAVRNQTPTTMADNTITFLPKDCQHGTSAEDAPFIISARIRTGLVQRILVDTGADLNILFRGAFDKLGLHNNNLQTHCNGVTGLGDNFLKPDGSITLPITIGTGNQKKTILSEFVILKDFTAYNVILGRKTINDFSAVIFTKYLLMKFRAEDGSIGTIHGDWEVTVECDNTSLALRKKSRDAAGIFLADLDARQDDQPRPEPEGNMEKLQIGPTKEEYTFINRNLPYDLKEDLSQFLKQNRDLFAFTPADMPGINPDLMSHWLVVDPKAKPVAQRRRKMSSDRAAEVRRQVKALLEANFIRELPYTTWLANVVLVKKSNGKWRIFMDAYSGYNQISMHRSDEEKTAFITPDGTYCYTVMPFGLKNAGATYQRLVNKIFQNLSGSKLEVYIDDMLAKTESGEQIISDLKVITNTLRKNQMRLNPAKCAFGMEAGKFLSFMITQREVEANPEKCRAILEMMSPKNLNDIQKLTGRLTALSRFLEASAQKAIPFFKLMKKGAPFKWETECEEAFQHFKRVLAEPPVLAKPQTGETLYLYLSITEEALAAALIHENEKKEQKSVYFISKVLQDAEIRYSRLEKLAFALLTASQHLRQYLQAHPVTVRTDQAVKQVLQKPDLAGRMLAWSIELSQF; from the exons ATGACAGCACCAATTCccgagatataccaccaaatagcatATCGAGGCATCATACCGAAAGCCCGACAACTCGAGAAAATAACGGGAGGCAACAAAACCCTTTACTGTGACTACCACCGAGGTTACGGGCACAGAACACAAGACTATTTCAACCTGAAAGACGCCCTCGAACAAGCCATACGAGACAGCAAGCTCCCAGAGTTcgccaaaatcatcagagaaccaaaATATACGGAGAGAGATAGGTCGCCAGAAAGAGAAGGGCGCAACCCAAGAACCCAAAAACAACCCCCTAGGGAGAGCCCAGAGGAAGACCCAACCATCATAGTAAACATTATCACAGGCAAAGACGTATCAGGCAAGTCAAAATCAACACTGAAAAAAGATCTCAAAGTGATGGCCGTCAGAAACCAAACTCCAACCACCATGGCCGACAATACGATAACCTTCCTACCTAAGGACTGCCAGCATGGCACCTCGGCTGAAGACGCCCCTTTCATCATCTCGGCAAGGATCAGAACAGGACTAGTACAAAGGATACTGGTGGACACCGGTGCAGACTTAAACATCCTCTTCCgaggagccttcgacaaactcgggctCCACAACAACAACCTCCAAACACACTGCAACGGTGTCACGGGACTCGGGGACAACTTTCTTAAACCGGACGGCTCAATCACCCTCCCCATCACCATAGGGACAGGTAACCAGAAGAAGACAATCCTATCCGAATTCGTAATCTTAAAAGACTTCACCGCCTACAACGTGATTctcggaagaaaaacaatcaatgaCTTCTCCGCCGTCATTTTTACCAAGTACCTCCTCATGAAGTTTAGAGCCGAAGACGGCTCCATCGGTACTATCCACGGAGACTGGGAGGTCACAGTAGAgtgcgacaacaccagcctagccCTACGAAAAAAATCCCGGGATGCGGCCGGAATATTCCTAGCCGACCTGGACGCTCGGCAAGACGACCAACCCAGGCCAGAGCCAGAAGGAAACATGGAAAAATTACAAATAGGGCCAACCAAAGAGGAATACACCTTCATTAACAGGAACCTCCCATACGACCTTAAAGAAGACCTTTCCCAATTTCTGAAACAAAATAGAGACTTGTTCGCATTtacaccagccgacatgccgggcataaaTCCCGACCTAATGTCCCACTGGCTGGTCGTGGACCCCAAAGCCAAACCAGTAGCACAAAGGAGACGAAAAATGTCATCAGACCGAGCCGCCGAGGTCAGAAGGCAAGTTAAAGCCCTACTCGAAGCCAACTTCATCAGGGAACTCCCCTACACGACCTGGCTAGCCAATGTCGTGCTAGTAAAGAAATctaacgggaagtggcgaat cttcatggacgcatactccggCTACAACCAGATTTCGATGCACCGTTCTGACGAAGAAAAAACAGCGTTCATCACCCCAGACGGTACGTACTGCTACACAGTGATGCCCTTCGGCCTGAAAAACGCCGGAGCCACCTACCAAAGACTTGTCAACAAGATATTCCAAAACCTATCCGGAAGCAAACTAGAAGTttacatagacgacatgctcgccaAGACCGAATCCGGCGAACAAATCATCAGCGACCTCAAGGTCATAACGAACACCCTACGAAAGAAccaaatgcgactcaacccggcaaAATGTGCCTTCGGGATGGAGGCAGGGAAGTTTCTCAGCTTTATGATCACTCAACGCGAAGTTGAAGCTAACCCGGAGAAATGTCGCGCCATCCTTGAGATGATGAGCCCAAAAAACCTTAACGACATCCAAAAGCTCACCGGCCGACTGACGGCGCTATCACGCTTTCTCGAAGCATCGGCTCAAAAAGCAATCCCTTTCTTCAAACTGATGAAGAAAGGAGCCCCCTTCAAATGGGAGACAGAATGTGAAGAAGCATTCCAACATTTTAAAAGAGTCCTAGCGGAACCACCAGTCCTCGCCAAACCCCAAACAGGGGAGACACTCTACTtatacctctccataacggaagaAGCACTCGCAGCAGCACTCATCCACGAAAAcgagaagaaagaacaaaaatcCGTATACTTTATAAGCAAAGTCTTGCAAGATGCAGAAATCCGCTACTCGCGCCTAGAAAAGTTAGCTTTCGCACTCCTCACAGCCTCCCAGCACCTGCGACAATACCTCCAGGCCCACCCTGTCACGGTGCGAACCGACCAAGCGGTCAAACAGGTGCTACAAAAACCCGACCTAGCAGGAAGAATGCTTGCGTGGTCCATCGAACTATCCCAATTCTAG